Proteins encoded by one window of Aspergillus chevalieri M1 DNA, chromosome 6, nearly complete sequence:
- a CDS encoding putative haloalkanoic acid dehalogenase (COG:S;~EggNog:ENOG410PIDI;~InterPro:IPR036412,IPR041492,IPR006439,IPR023214;~PFAM:PF13419;~go_function: GO:0016787 - hydrolase activity [Evidence IEA]) produces MAHFGTSSGVDKSTVIAAWKPRIPLAAMSLGSLHPDGEAQRLFKSLKGERVSYCEHYFVHKFCHYFDNKHSRHNIVVTMAQLSDYRVLSFDVYGTLVDWEGGILAAFQPTLNKNNAQFSREHLLTVYHELEREQQAKTPDMPYHELLASVHPQFTDRLGLAAPSQEESKQFGESVGSWPAFPDTVDALKRLSKHYKLVVLSNVDRESFAKTNAGSLEGFPFDLIITAQDVGSYKPALRNFEYMLQAVKSTFDIEASQVLQTAQSQFHDHHPASKIGIKSAWIERPGATMGNLPENIYDWRFDTLGDMADALKAER; encoded by the coding sequence ATGGCTCACTTTGGAACCTCCTCGGGTGTCGACAAGAGTACTGTTATTGCGGCGTGGAAACCCCGCATTCCCCTGGCTGCCATGTCTCTCGGGTCGCTGCACCCGGACGGCGAGGCCCAACGACTCTTCAAGAGCTTAAAAGGGGAGCGTGTCTCTTATTGTGAGCATTATTTCGTCCATAAATTTTGCCATTATTTTGACAATAAGCATTCTCGTCATAACATCGTTGTTACAATGGCGCAACTCTCCGACTACCGTGTGCTTTCCTTTGACGTCTACGGCACTCTAGTCGACTGGGAAGGAGGCATTCTCGCTGCATTCCAGCCCACTTTGAACAAAAACAATGCTCAATTCTCGCGCGAACACCTCCTCACCGTCTATCACGAGCTGGAGCGCGAGCAGCAGGCCAAAACACCCGACATGCCCTACCACGAGTTGTTGGCCTCGGTGCACCCGCAGTTCACCGACCGTCTGGGTCTGGCGGCCCCATCTCAGGAGGAAAGCAAGCAATTTGGGGAGTCAGTTGGCAGTTGGCCTGCCTTCCCGGACACTGTCGATGCTCTCAAGCGCCTCTCGAAGCACTACAAGCTAGTCGTGCTATCAAATGTCGACCGTGAATCGTTCGCAAAGACCAACGCAGGCAGCCTAGAAGGATTCCCGTTCGATCTAATTATCACTGCCCAGGACGTGGGCTCGTATAAGCCTGCCCTCCGCAACTTCGAATACATGCTCCAAGCGGTGAAATCGACGTTCGACATTGAAGCCTCGCAGGTCCTCCAAACTGCCCAGAGTCAGTTCCACGACCATCATCCTGCCAGTAAGATAGGCATCAAGTCTGCCTGGATTGAGCGACCTGGTGCTACAATGGGCAACTTGCCGGAGAATATCTATGATTGGCGGTTTGACACGTTGGGCGATATGGCCGATGCATTGAAAGCCGAACGCTAG
- the UGA2_1 gene encoding NAD-dependent succinate-semialdehyde dehydrogenase (COG:C;~EggNog:ENOG410PFH7;~InterPro:IPR010102,IPR015590,IPR016161,IPR016162, IPR016163;~PFAM:PF00171;~go_function: GO:0009013 - succinate-semialdehyde dehydrogenase [NAD(P)+] activity [Evidence IEA];~go_function: GO:0016491 - oxidoreductase activity [Evidence IEA];~go_function: GO:0016620 - oxidoreductase activity, acting on the aldehyde or oxo group of donors, NAD or NADP as acceptor [Evidence IEA];~go_process: GO:0009450 - gamma-aminobutyric acid catabolic process [Evidence IEA];~go_process: GO:0055114 - oxidation-reduction process [Evidence IEA]): MTHTVPQLKDKSLFIGKCQVNGKWVGAQSGRTFEVTDPATNKVIGTCPEFSAADTERAIKAASDAFPVFRKTLVRERSRLLRRWNDLILQNLDDLATLITWENGKPFPEAQGEVKYAAAFIEWFSEEAPRLYADVIPVSVPGNRVLTIKEPVGVCGLITPWNFPAAMVTRKIGPAVAAGCTVVAKSPGETPFTANALAELASRAGIPKGVVNIVTALDNTAEVGRMITTHPDIKKVSFTGSTRVGKLLMGQASSSVKRVSWELGGNAPFIVFDDVEDIDNAVTGALASKFRGTGQTCVCANRFYIHRSLYDEFSKRLVERIEGFNVGPGFAEGVTHGPLIHPEAAQKVAEQVADAKSKGARVLLGGHHIDELGPTFFQPTVLGDMTHDMRIASEETFGPVSALFPFETEEEVIQLANRCDVGLAAYIFSDNVRRIFRVAEALEVGMVGANTGSVSDVAAPFGGVKESGFGREGSKYGIEEFVNIKSITLGGIF; the protein is encoded by the exons ATGACTCACACCGTGCCACAA TTGAAAGATAAGTCTTTATTCATCGGAAAATGCCAGGTCAACGGTAAATGGGTTGGGGCCCAGTCAGGCAGAACATTCGAGGTCACTG ATCCGGCCACAAATAAAGTTATCGGAACATGCCCGGAATTCAGCGCGGCAGACACCGAGAGAGCCATCAAGGCTGCCTCAGATGCCTTCCCGGTCTTTCGCAAGACACTGGTACGCGAGAGGTCCCGACTGTTGAGGCGTTGGAATGACCTCATCCTGCAAAACTTGGACGATTTAGCGACTTTGATCACCTGGGAGAACGGGAAGCCATTTCCCGAGGCTCAAGGCGAAGTCAAGTACGCTGCAGCCTTCATCGAATGGTTCAGTGAGGAAGCCCCCCGGCTGTATGCTGATGTGATCCCTGTATCTGTACCCGGAAATCGAGTCTTGACTATTAAAGAACCCGTGGGTGTCTGTGGCTTAATTACCCCATGGAACTTCCCTGCTGCCATGGTCACCCGGAAGATTGGCCCAGCAGTGGCAGCTGGCTGTACAGTCGTCGCTAAGAGCCCTGGGGAGACCCCATTTACTGCCAATGCTCTTGCAGAATTGGCTTCTCGAGCTGGTATTCCCAAAGGCGTGGTGAATATCGTGACTGCGCTAGATAATACCGCTGAGGTCGGCCGTATGATCACCACCCATCCAGATATCAAGAAGGTCTCATTTACGGGCTCAACCCGTGTGGGTAAGCTCCTCATGGGACAGGCCTCTAGTAGCGTGAAGCGGGTCTCTTGGGAGCTCGGCGGCAACGCACCGTTTATTGTCTTTGACGATGTGGAGGACATTGACAATGCAGTCACCGGGGCCCTTGCCTCTAAGTTCCGGGGTACCGGACAGACCTGTGTCTGCGCCAACCGATTCTACATCCACCGTTCTCTCTATGACGAATTTTCCAAGCGACTTGTCGAGCGCATCGAAGGCTTCAATGTCGGGCCTGGATTCGCCGAAGGGGTCACACATGGGCCTCTCATTCATCCGGAAGCTGCACAAAAAGTTGCTGAGCAGGTTGCGGACGCTAAGTCCAAAGGTGCTCGTGTCCTTCTGGGGGGACATCACATTGATGAACTAGGCCCCACCTTCTTTCAGCCCACGGTTCTGGGGGACATGACCCATGACATGCGCATTGCCTCTGAAGAAACCTTTGGACCCGTGTCTGCCCTATTCCCCTTCGAAACAGAGGAAGAGGTGATACAACTGGCCAACCGCTGCGACGTTGGTCTGGCCGCGTATATCTTCAGTGACAACGTCAGGAGAATCTTCCGCGTGGCGGAAGCTCTGGAGGTCGGTATGGTTGGTGCCAATACCGGATCTGTGAGCGATGTGGCTGCTCC GTTTGGCGGTGTGAAAGAAAGTGGATTTGGCCGCGAAGGAAGCAAGTATGGAATTGAAGAGTTTGTAAATATTAAGAGTATCACTCTGGGTGGGATCTTTTAG
- a CDS encoding uncharacterized protein (COG:C;~EggNog:ENOG410Q1X2;~InterPro:IPR024084;~PFAM:PF00180;~go_function: GO:0016616 - oxidoreductase activity, acting on the CH-OH group of donors, NAD or NADP as acceptor [Evidence IEA];~go_process: GO:0055114 - oxidation-reduction process [Evidence IEA]), giving the protein MPACLDPWAHQASEWLCLQHEQLIDKFTDVPDHNISLWGLLLAIRGPLQLFANVRPVRSFPGSKSPLANLPPEGIGWALVRENSEGEYSGHGGRSHIDQPWEVATEVAIFTRAGVERILRFAFEMAQSRPRKHLTIVSKINSLRNGLVLWDNVAAEIARDFPDVSWDKTLVDAMTVRIVNKPNTLDTIVGTNLHMDILSDLAASLAGSIGIAASSNLDPTRKNPSMFEPVHGSAFDITGRGVANPLGAIWSAAEMLTWLGESTVAEHPMECVQTVCRAGILTADLGGNAKTQDMVNAICEEIERRGPF; this is encoded by the coding sequence ATGCCAGCCTGTTTGGATCCGTGGGCGCACCAGGCAAGTGAATGGTTATGTCTTCAACATGAACAACTGATTGATAAATTTACAGATGTTCCAGATCATAATATCTCTCTTTGgggccttcttcttgctatTCGAGGCCCTTTACAGCTCTTCGCCAATGTCCGTCCGGTGCGAAGCTTCCCCGGTTCCAAAAGCCCTCTCGCGAATTTACCCCCCGAAGGAATCGGCTGGGCGCTCGTGCGTGAGAACTCAGAAGGCGAGTATTCAGGGCATGGCGGACGCTCCCACATTGACCAGCCGTGGGAAGTAGCGACTGAAGTTGCCATCTTTACCCGTGCGGGCGTGGAGCGTATTCTGCGATTTGCGTTCGAGATGGCACAGTCCCGGCCCCGAAAACACTTGACAATCGTTAGTAAAATCAATTCTCTACGCAATGGACTCGTCCTCTGGGATAATGTGGCAGCGGAAATCGCCCGGGACTTTCCCGATGTGAGTTGGGATAAGACATTGGTGGATGCCATGACCGTCCGTATAGTCAACAAGCCCAATACCCTTGACACCATCGTGGGCACGAACCTCCACATGGACATCCTGTCTGATCTAGCCGCATCACTTGCGGGATCTATTGGCATTGCTGCATCTAGCAACTTAGATCCTACTCGAAAGAACCCCTCAATGTTCGAGCCGGTCCATGGTAGCGCGTTTGATATCACGGGGCGAGGTGTTGCCAATCCCCTTGGAGCTATCTGGTCGGCCGCTGAGATGCTGACATGGCTGGGTGAGTCGACAGTAGCCGAGCACCCAATGGAATGCGTGCAAACTGTCTGTCGAGCCGGCATCTTGACGGCAGATCTTGGGGGGAATGCAAAGACTCAAGATATGGTGAATGCAATTTGCGAGGAAATTGAGCGGCGAGGTCCCTTCTAG
- the UGA1_3 gene encoding 4-aminobutyrate transaminase (COG:E;~EggNog:ENOG410PHBB;~InterPro:IPR004631,IPR005814,IPR015424,IPR015421, IPR015422;~PFAM:PF00202;~go_function: GO:0003824 - catalytic activity [Evidence IEA];~go_function: GO:0003867 - 4-aminobutyrate transaminase activity [Evidence IEA];~go_function: GO:0008483 - transaminase activity [Evidence IEA];~go_function: GO:0030170 - pyridoxal phosphate binding [Evidence IEA];~go_process: GO:0009448 - gamma-aminobutyric acid metabolic process [Evidence IEA]) produces the protein MAPVSEPAAPSIRTAVPGPATHSIKEELDTVLDARTVQMVIDYDKSSGNYITDVDGNTYLDVYAQIASIPVGYNNPTLLEAARSPEIVSALVNRPAVGNFPSHQWLALLREGLMRAAPLGCTQVFPAQSGSEANDLAFKAAFMAYRRQQRASNPWTEYEQVTAMKNQAPGSPDLAILSFRNSFHGRSFGSLSTTRSKPVHKLDIPAFKWPQATFPQLRYPSEDHVQENAQEEQRCLQEVENIIHSWHCPVAGIIVEPIQSEGGDNHASPAFFQRLQAIAKTHRISLIVDEVQTGFGATGKFWAHEYWELSSPPDIVTFSKKAQTAGYFFSDEKLRPDKAYRQFNTWMGDAARIIICNAVIDEILDKKLVEKTAQVGASLYDSLVILGSKYPDRMQNLRGKNRGTYIAFDTPDSGVLLKKMRELGINIGSCGAQTIRLRPMLIFEESHIPPLLAAFETSFSQLA, from the exons ATGGCTCCTGTCTCTGAACCGGCCGCGCCCTCAATCCGCACAGCAGTCCCGGGGCCTGCGACGCACAGCATCAAAGAGGAACTAGATACCGTCCTCGATGCCCGCACTGTGCAGATGGTTATCGATTATGACAAAAGCTCTGGAAACTA CATCACCGACGTTGATGGCAACACCTACCTTGATGTGTATGCGCAAATCGCCTCTATTCCTGTTGGATACAACAATCCCACTTTACTTGAGGCTGCCAGATCCCCGGAAATAGTGTCTGCTCTGGTCAACCGCCCGGCTGTTGGAAATTTTCCTTCCCACCAATGGCTCGCTCTATTGCGCGAGGGTCTGATGCGGGCGGCCCCTCTGGGATGCACACAGGTGTTCCCAGCGCAGTCCGGGTCTGAGGCCAACGACCTCGCCTTCAAGGCAGCCTTCATGGCCTACCGCCGGCAGCAACGAGCTAGTAATCCTTGGACCGAATATGAGCAGGTGACAGCGATGAAAAACCAAGCTCCGGGCTCTCCCGATTTGGCCATTCTCAGCTTCCGCAATTCCTTCCATGGCCGCAGCTTTGGCAGTCTTTCCACCACCCGCTCCAAGCCCGTCCACAAGCTTGATATCCCCGCTTTCAAGTGGCCCCAGGCCACATTTCCGCAACTCAGATATCCCTCGGAAGACCACGTCCAAGAAAATGCGCAGGAAGAGCAACGTTGCCTGCAAGAGGTTGAAAACATTATTCACTCCTGGCACTGCCCCGTGGCAGGCATTATTGTTGAGCCTATTCAAAGCGAGGGAGGCGATAACCATGCCTCGCCAGCCTTCTTTCAGCGACTTCAGGCCATTGCTAAAACGCATAGAATCAGCCTGATTGTCGATGAGGTTCAGACCGGCTTTGGGGCGACAGGCAAATTTTGGGCGCATGAATACTGGGAGCTGTCCTCTCCCCCAGATATTGTGACCTTCTCCAAGAAGGCCCAGACAGCTGGTTATTTCTTCAGTGATGAAAAGCTCCGTCCAGACAAGGCCTATCGGCAATTCAACAC ATGGATGGGGGATGCTGCACGGATCATCATCTGCAATGCCGTTATTGACGAGATTCTCGACAAAAAGCTGGTCGAAAAAACG GCTCAAGTTGGCGCGAGTCTCTACGACAGTCTAGTTATCTTGGGATCCAAATATCCAGACCGGATGCAAAATCTCCGCGGCAAGAACAGGGGCACATATATTGCCTTTGATACTCCTGACTCTGGCGTATTGTTGAAAAAGATGCGCGAGTTGGGTATCAACATCGGTAGCTGTGGCGCCCAGACCATTCGGCTGCGTCCCATGCTAATTTTCGAGGAATCTCATATCCCTCCTCTTTTGGCAGCTTTTGAGACTTCCTTTTCGCAGTTGGCATAG
- the CTF18 gene encoding putative sister chromatid cohesion factor (Chl12) (BUSCO:EOG09260N2T;~COG:L;~EggNog:ENOG410PG1B;~InterPro:IPR027417,IPR003593,IPR003959;~PFAM:PF00004;~go_function: GO:0005524 - ATP binding [Evidence IEA];~go_function: GO:0016887 - ATPase activity [Evidence IEA]) yields MTTSPPTAPPSSFDPALHLHSEEDFPDQQLPSESFSDDIEALQLVREDNIRNKVVIQHRAWNLSDVFRSDEDIRPDTPTKSHKTPQRSDRLPLSFPSSPPLAKMPFIDSPLRASSPTDAQKRKNDDHGETLRQTEPKRQRITAGFVDDEDEGDEEGLAAFGDAHLASQFDLPEHPAKLPETPAAAQPPSQTPALSTPTTITTPLENIAQHDEARTSIVITSRRPPQRFNIKTCSGKTHNVSTRTTKPPVSYEKLVAGRSTTATGRAQKSYYGVEIHRLLDEAAKEAAQSEASEQTAPRVQPSIEPPMQDQKKQKQAHAMWTEKYRARKFTELIGDERTHRSVLRWFKGWDSIVFPGLAKQKKPSRSGNYNEDEERNHRKVMLLSGPPGLGKTTLAHVCARQAGYEVLEINASDDRSRDVVKGQIRDALGTENVKGMNVEVGESKVRKIGRPVCVVVDEVDGVVSGSGGGGEGGFMKALIDLVLLDQKNSNRSAQPNGNNGKKRKGDNFRFLRPLVLVCNDVYHPSLRPLRQSSIAEMIHVRQAPLENVVSRMKSIFTKEGITCENDCVRRLCEASWGLSGRKQGSKRNTGTAEGDIRSVLVASEWVAYKLRSESASSLKLTRNWLEQRVLSDSTEGGSFFKGLNRGGVRDIVDRVFTEGAGFNDSPVGRESFHDAFMDSSKAPVGVADLKKRHAINRLCEMVDASGDHDRCVSECFASYPIQSYQDDTYLSKPNTAYEWLHFHDTMSSKVYANQDWELGAYLSHSVAAFHHLFASARGKSSLPENNEEEEEHPFSGPRADFSAFEAQKQNRATITGFQSSLSPPLTRLFRSTESIVVDLLPNLMRILSPDVKPVVVRGSGESKSVASVRKESERALVLAAVRAMMGLGVTFEKIRVEGEGGGHGGWAYRMEPPLDTLVTFSKMRGSSTSCTSGSAPVRYAVRQVLDQEYRKETLRKQSEALNTSTVNTKTKKSSRKSGDGIGENDADSKDKDPLKDVGVKRDFFGRVIHERTPASTDSGDCSQPVQNEASKAGRRVWVTYHDGFSNAVRKPISMGELLAGL; encoded by the exons ATGACTACATCGCCTCCAACAGCACCTCCTTCCTCTTTCGACCCGGCCCTACACCTTCACTCCGAGGAAGACTTCCCTGACCAGCAACTCCCCTCCGAATCCTTCTCCGACGATATCGAGGCGCTTCAACTCGTGCGCGAAGACAATATCCGCAATAAAGTCGTTATCCAGCATCGTGCGTGGAATCTTTCTGATGTTTTTCGGAGTGACGAGGACATAAGACCTG ATACTCCAACGAAATCCCACAAAACGCCTCAGAGATCTGATCGATTGCCtctctcgtttccttcctccCCACCTCTTGCAAAAATGCCTTTCATAGACTCCCCGCTCCGCGCGAGCTCGCCGACAGATGcgcagaagagaaaaaacgATGATCATGGTGAAACCCTACGGCAGACGGAACCTAAGCGGCAGAGAATTACCGCAGGGTTTGtagacgatgaagatgaaggtgaCGAAGAGGGTCTAGCGGCTTTTGGTGATGCGCATTTGGCCTCGCAATTCGACCTTCCGGAACATCCTGCAAAGCTGCCGGAGactccagcagcagcacaacCACCATCACAGACTCCTGCACTGTCCACACCTACAACTATAACCACACCATTGGAAAACATTGCGCAGCATGATGAGGCACGCACAAGCATCGTCATTACCTCGCGGAGGCCACCCCAGAGATTCAACATCAAGACGTGCTCAGGGAAGACACACAATGTTTCAACAAGAACTACAAAACCACCAGTTAGCTATGAGAAACTTGTCGCTGGACGATCAACAACGGCTACTGGAAGGGCACAAAAGAGCTATTACGGAGTGGAAATCCACAGACTACTGGACGAAGCTGCCAAGGAAGCTGCGCAGTCGGAGGCTTCGGAACAAACTGCCCCAAGAGTACAGCCCTCTATCGAGCCCCCGATGCAGGAccagaagaagcaaaaacaagCACATGCGATGTGGACTGAGAAATATCGGGCTCGCAAATTCACAGAACTCATTGGGGATGAGCGGACACATCGATCGGTATTGCGATGGTTCAAAGGATGGGATTCTATTGTCTTCCCGGGGCTTGCGAAACAGAAGAAGCCCTCAAGGTCTGGGAACTATaatgaggacgaggaacgAAATCACCGTAAAGTAATGCTTCTTTCCGGACCTCCCGGTCTGGGAAAGACGACACTAGCGCATGTCTGCGCGAGACAAGCTGGTTACGAAGTGCTAGAAATTAACGCCAGTGACGATCGAAGCAGGGATGTCGTGAAAGGACAAATCAGAGACGCACTCGGTACCGAGAACGTCAAAGGCATGAACGTGGAAGTCGGCGAAAGCAAGGTCCGCAAGATTGGACGACCTGTCTGCGTCGTGGTCGACGAAGTAGATGGAGTGGTCAGCGGATCGGGAGGTGGAGGCGAAGGAGGTTTCATGAAGGCATTGATTGACCTTGTCCTTCTCGACCAGAAGAATTCGAACCGGTCAGCCCAACCGAATGGAAACAAcgggaaaaaaaggaagggTGATAATTTTCGATTCCTCCGTCCTCTGGTTCTGGTCTGTAACGATGTCTATCACCCCAGCTTGCGACCGTTAAggcaatcatccattgctgAGATGATTCACGTTCGTCAAGCCCCCCTGGAGAACGTTGTGTCACGCATGAAGAGCATTTTTACAAAAGAAGGTATCACATGTGAGAACGACTGTGTTAGGAGACTTTGTGAAGCATCTTGGGGTCTTTCCGGCAGGAAGCAGGGCAGTAAGAGAAACACCGGAACGGCCGAAGGTGACATACGAAGCGTACTGGTAGCTAGCGAATGGGTAGCCTACAAGCTCCGGAGCGAAAGTGCGTCTTCTCTAAAGCTAACCCGAAACTGGCTCGAACAGAGAGTCCTCAGTGATTCTACCGAAGGCGGTTCATTCTTCAAAGGGTTGAACCGCGGAGGTGTACGCGACATTGTCGATCGCGTCTTTACAGAGGGAGCTGGCTTCAACGATTCCCCTGTTGGCCGTGAGTCATTTCACGATGCTTTTATGGATTCCAGCAAAGCCCCCGTGGGCGTTGCAGATCTCAAGAAACGCCATGCGATTAACCGACTATGCGAAATGGTTGATGCCAGCGGTGACCATGACCGATGCGTCTCTGAATGCTTTGCTTCATATCCGATTCAGTCATACCAGGACGACACCTATCTGTCCAAACCCAATACTGCATACGAATGGCTCCACTTTCACGATACCATGTCGTCCAAGGTGTATGCTAACCAGGATTGGGAACTCGGTGCATATCTCAGTCATTCCGTGGCCGCTTTTCACCACCTATTTGCATCTGCCCGTGGTAAATCCAGTCTCCCGGAGaacaatgaggaagaggaagagcacCCGTTCTCGGGCCCTCGAGCGGATTTCTCCGCCTTCGAAGCCCAGAAACAAAATCGCGCAACCATTACAGGATTCCAAAGTTCGCTCTCCCCACCATTAACGCGACTCTTCCGATCAACAGAGAGCATAGTCGTCGACCTATTACCGAATCTCATGCGGATATTATCACCCGACGTGAAGCCGGTCGTCGTCCGCGGAAGTGGAGAGTCGAAAAGCGTGGCCAGTGTCCGCAAGGAAAGTGAGCGGGCACTAGTCCTAGCAGCCGTGCGGGCTATGATGGGTCTAGGAGTCACATTTGAAAAGATACGAGTGGAGGGTGAGGGTGGTGGCCACGGCGGATGGGCGTATCGGATGGAGCC ACCGTTGGATACCCTCGTAACTTTCTCCAAAATGAGAGGAAGCTCAACGTCTTGCACAAGCGGGTCCGCACCAGTCCGGTACGCCGTTCGTCAAGTACTTGACCAAGAATACCGCAAAGAGACCCTTCGCAAGCAATCTGAAGCACTCAATACTTCCACAGTTAACACAAAGACCAAGAAATCAAGTCGCAAGTCTGGCGACGGAATAGGCGAGAATGACGCAGACTCGAAAGACAAAGACCCATTGAAAGACGTCGGGGTCAAGCGCGACTTTTTCGGAAGAGTCATACACGAGCGGACTCCTGCTTCGACGGATTCTGGCGATTGCAGCCAGCCCGTGCAGAATGAAGCATCCAAGGCGGGGAGGAGAGTATGGGTGACTTATCACGATGGATTCTCAAACGCAGTCCGAAAACCGATTTCGATGGGCGAGTTGTTGGCGGGGCTTTAA
- the ETF1 gene encoding electron transfer flavoprotein subunit alpha/FixB family protein (BUSCO:EOG092649VG;~COG:C;~EggNog:ENOG410PFFW;~InterPro:IPR033947,IPR014731,IPR014730,IPR001308, IPR014729,IPR029035;~PFAM:PF00766,PF01012;~go_function: GO:0009055 - electron transfer activity [Evidence IEA];~go_function: GO:0050660 - flavin adenine dinucleotide binding [Evidence IEA]) — protein MFPIARSSVLRAARSQIYPSRTCNQPSLSALARLLSTLAVLEQRDGKLQQSSLSAVAAAQKLGGSVTAFVAGKDVKGTAAAEAAKIKGLEKVVAVDNEAYEKGLPENYAPLLVDNIKSGGFSHVLAAHSAFGKSLLPRVAALMDVQQISDITKIESEDTFVRPIYAGNAILTVQSTDPTKIITVRGTSFQGTETEGGSAEIVDGTDPNAPALTEWVSEELTKSERPDLGTASRVVSGGRGLKSKEEFDRIIVPLADSLGAAIGASRAAVDSGFADNSLQVGQTGKNVAPQLYLCAGVSGAIQHLAGMKDSKVIAAINKDPDAPIFQVADVGLVGDLFEKVPELTEKLKSQA, from the exons ATGTTTCCAATTGCTAGAAGCTCCGTTCTGCGGGCTGCCCGCTCACAAATCTATCCGTCCCGGACCTGCAACCAGCCCTCTCTCTCGGCGCTCGCTCGTCTTCTCTCCACCTTGGCCGTCCTTGAACAGCGGGATGGAAAGCTCCAACAGTCGTCTCTTTCTGCCGTTGCGGCTGCGCAGAAGTTAGGAGGATCGGTCACTGCTTTTGTTGCTGGAAAGGATGTGAAGGGAACTGCCGCGGCTGAGGCGGCGAAGATTAAGGGCTTGGAGAAGGTCGTTGCTGTGGATAACGAGGCATATGAGAAG GGACTTCCCGAAAACTATGCTCCTCTGCTCGTCGACAACATCAAGTCTGGCGGCTTTTCTCATGTCCTCGCTGCTCACTCCGCCTTTGGAAAGAGTCTTCTGCCTCGCGTAGCTGCTTTGATGGATGTGCAGCAGATCTCGGATATCACAAAGATTGAGAGTGAGGACA CATTCGTCCGCCCCATCTACGCCGGAAACGCTATCCTGACTGTCCAGTCGACCGACCCCACTAAGATCATCACCGTTCGAGGTACTTCTTTCCAGGGCACCGAGACTGAGGGTGGCTCCGCTGAGATCGTTGACGGCACCGACCCTAACGCTCCTGCCCTGACCGAATGGGTTTCCGAGGAGCTCACCAAGTCCGAGCGTCCTGACTTGGGCACCGCATCCCGCGTCGTCTCCGGTGGCCGTGGTCTGAAGTCGAAGGAGGAGTTTGACCGTATCATTGTGCCattggccgactcgcttggTGCTGCCATTGGTGCTTCCCGTGCTGCCGTTGACAGTGGATTCGCCGACAACAGTCTCCAGGTCGGTCAGACAGGAAAGAACGTCGCACCGCAACTGTACCTCTGCGCTGGTGTTTCTGGTGCTATTCAGCACCTTGCTGGTATGAAGGACAGCAAGGTCATTGCTGCTATTAACAAGGACCCTGATGCGCCTATCTTCCAGGTGGCCGATGTCGGCCTCGTCGGTGACCTCTTCGAGAAGGTCCCTGAGTTGACTGAGAAGCTGAAGAGCCAGGCATAA